CTCTCACTGCCAGCTGTCCCATGCCCCTCGCTCTACTGTACTTGTGACAGCCCCCTTGCAACGCCAAGTATTCCTCTCCCAACCTCAGAGCAAGCAGAGCAGCAAGCAGCGCAGCCATTGGGGTGACCTCCTTGTTTGTTTCATGAACCACTGaccgcttcttttcttcttagACGATATACGACACATGGCATCTTCCGCCCATCGGATCGGTTCGGGGCGTCGAGTGAGTGGGCGTGAGGTTTCATTGCTGCTCCCTCAGTCCCGCTATCCCACATGATGGGGAGCTGGGACACACCGTGACACCTTTACGCCACTCTGGTCACTTGTCGTGGCATCTAAGACAACAAGCACGCGCTTGCCCCAATGGGagaatttttttttggtacTGTAGGAGCTGTCGCTGATCGAGAACTTGGAAATCGGGGTGTTACCGGCGCCTTGGAACTCAACCTACAAGTCAAGTCCCGACACTACGGACGagcttcccccccttccccgccccATCTCTCCAGACGGCTGGGATGGCTCATGCTGGATGCTGAGCAGAAAGCCAACGGGACATTGCTTCCCTTCCGGAGAGCTGGGTGCTGCCAGCTGCGTGTGCCGTCCAGCGGCATTTCCAGCAAATGGTCGAGATGCAGCCATGGCGTTCTTCTCATGCAAGCACATGCCGCCATCTGCCAGGACACCTCATGGCTGCCCTTGATTGGCCCGTGTCCCACTCGGCACCGCCCAGAACCCACAGAAACCCACACAACCCACCGCTTCACggcctccaccccctcaccacgGATTGGATCATTTCAACTGTGGGTGAGAGAAGGTGAGAGGTACCTTTTACGCTTCACGCCGGTACCACTGGTACAACAGCCTGGCGAATGGCAAAGGTCTGGAAATCATTCCTGGATCCCGCCCTTGGCCCTTCCCTCGAGCTGTCCGCCTCTGTGTCCCTTCCGTCAACATGTACATCTCTTTTTTAGCTGCTTGGTCCGTCGGCTTCGCTTCTCTTGGCTGCCAGCCATGACTGGCCATTTTGCCCCGAGTGCCCCGGCCTTGTCTGCTCCCGGCgttctctctttttctcctgACGTCTTTATCATGctcctctcctgctcctgcttcttctcctcctaGCTACCTGTCTGCTCGTCCATTGAGCAATGGCACGCTTCTTTTGACTTCTCAAGAGAGAGTCAGCTGCCTCTAGACGCTATCATTTCACACATTGCTCGCTGTCAAACCTACGATATCCACTTCCCGAATTCCCCTTGCAAGTTCCGCTTccccagaaaaaaaaacggtCACGAAATATGCTCTTGGCCAGTCCACTTGCGCCTCAAAAATTCTTCCCTGATCGAACAAGTCTCTGGAAACCATCCCCGAGCCCGAACCTGAATGCAGGCGGCAGGCACTTCTGGTACTGGAATGGAGGAAAACGGGGTCATAGAACCACTGCCTGATGAGGAGTTTGGGAGAGAGGTGACATCAGATTATGACCCAAGCGATACCGAGACCACCTTTGGCTCCCTCACGTCGAGCGTCACGGGTCATGTGTGGGAGTACGGCAGACGATACCATGCTTTTCGATATGGCCGGTACCCCTTAcccaacgacgacgaggagtaCAAGAGAGAGTCTCTACGACATGCCATGCTGAAGGAGCTCCTGAAGGGCAAGCTCTACCTTGCGCCCATCGGAGATAACCCGCAAAAGATCATCGATCTTGGCACGGGGTTTGGAGAATGGGCCATGGAGAGTATGTTTGGAGAAATTCctttggaggggttggggctAACGTCACGTCGCAGTGGGCGAGCTTTTTACCGGTGCCAAAGTTACAGGAGTCGACTTATCGCCGATTCAGCCACTATGGGTTCCCTCTAATGTCGAGTTCATCGTGGATGACATTGAAGACGAGTGGGTGCACGATCAGGATTACGATTTCGCGCACTTTCGGTTCGTCAACACGGTGTTGAAGAACAATGAACTTGTGCTTCACAACATTCTCCAGTAGGTATTGTGATGGTTTTCCTTGACGGGGTCACGAAATGCTGACGAGCCAGTACAAGGAATCTCAGGCCGGGCGGCTGGGTGGAAATCCAGGATATTTACCCCCGGATATCGTCAGACGACAACACACTGCCCGAAGACTACCCGCCCGCCAAGTTTTACTCGCTGCTTCAAGGCGTTCTCAAGGACCAGTACGGCTTCGACCTCAAGGTGCTGGAGAGCCTTCCCGACCGCCTACAGCGGCTCGGCTACGTCAACGTGCAGCGGAAGGTATTCCACATGCCGCTGGGTGAATGGCCCAAGGATCGGCATCTCCGAATGCTGGGTGGCTGCTTCCAAGAAGTCTTTCTCGACTTTGTCGCCGCCATGGCGGCCCGTCcgctggtggaggcgggaTTCGACAAGGCCGACATTGAGGAGCTTGTCGTGGGGGTTAAGAACGCCGTGGGAAATAGGCGAATTCACGCATATGTCCCCATCCACTTTGTCTGGGCGCAGAAACCACCAGCATGACGGAGGCCAATCTCTTGCCGGCTATCAAAGCTCGAGCAATCGAGATCCAGCACCTACCCGGCTGCGCCCCCAAAACTAATATCGAGAGGATTTCTCGAAGGGGCAATGCTACACGAACTATTGACGAAGATTCCAAAGACTTGAAGAACCTCTAGGGCCCTGGCCAATGGGGGTACATCTGGCAAGATGGCGGGTTGGGAAACTGCCGAGATAAGAGACGGCATGCACGACTCCAACGATTCGCCGAAGACAAATCAATCGAGCTGTTTGGAGCATGCAGATGCAAGCTTGTCTCTGGCCCGCCCGcttcctccttcccagcTATAGGGGGGGAAGTGACAGCGCGGGGGGCTGAAGACGCCAAGCGCCTGcaatgctgctgctttgcGGAGAAACTCGCcgttttggagagggagggggagagatATATAAACTGCCAGTTATCATAGCGGGACAGACACATCATACAAGCGGTGAAGTTCACTGGGGTGCTCTCGTATTTTGACCTGTTAGGTTGAGATGCTGTAAATAACAATAGGATGAAGTATCACTTTATGACTGTACACTCGACTTTTTGGGGAGTTGTAGGATTTGATCCCAGTCGTGACTGCTCGAATGGGAACTCTGTACCTAGGTAGGAATGGCGGCTCGAATATGAGGGGCATAGGTCGCAGTCACGGCTTGAAAAGTGTGGAATCACTCGACAGGTGTAGCAAATGTACGTCTGGATGGGAACCAGTTACAGGGGTGATCTGGGCCTTGAATATGATGTGGAAAGAGGTGCAGATGTCGATCGGGGAGATGTGGAAAATGTCAGGTAGGTGTTTGCAGGGAACGCTGCCTTCGCAAAGTGGTGACACTGGGGGGAGGTTATCACAGAGGGTTGTATGGCGGGAAGTACTGGACATGCTGTGGTGTTACTGTTACTGAGTCTTTTTTGTTTATGGTCCGATATCGTAGACGCTGTGTAGCCCTATTTCATGGTCATTGGAGCATCTCATCTAGGACAGGCTGTGTAAATGTGTACTTCTTTCCATGTCCAATCGGCGTTCTACACTGCTATCCCTTCAAACAAGACGACGACCAAACTTCACTGCTAGTACATGTAAATGGAGCAAAACGATACCGCACCTCATGGTGTCTGAGGATGAGTATGTTGAGGTATGCGCGTGATCCGATCCAGGCTCCAACTGGAGACCTTCAGTGTGTTAGACTGACGTGACAGCCAACTACATCATCGGACCTAGGCAGTTCTGATGTGGTGCAGATGTTGggaatttatttttttgtgTTGGAAGAGATGGCGAGTTTGTTAgcaagagagaggagagaatATTGAGGGTTTTTGAGTGAAGATGTGCCAGGGACGGACAGTGAGATCTACTGTGTACCTAATTGGCAGTGTTTGTAAGTGCGCGTGCGCTACCAGGACAGTGCAGATGGGGGTGTCCCACTGTCCAGtattcaccaccctctcacGACAGGCTTTCATAGGTATCTAGGTATTCAACTTTATTTCCCATACAACAATCACCCTTCACACCACAATTTGGAAGTCGACTTGATGCTgggatggagaaggaagagactGATGACCCGTTGAGAAAACTGATCGATCATGGCAACAGCTTCATTTCCCGTTATTACTCCCACTATGAGGAATCCGCTCCCATTTTAGAAGGATGCGGAGAGCCTCTCGTCGAGCTACTGGTACGACAGGCTCGGTTGATGAGCATGGCAACACCCGACCACGACCTGATCAAACGACGGTTGGACGACATCCTATCCGCGTCCTACAATAAGTTTTATGCTTACTTGTACAAAGACCTGCCGCCATGTTGGAGGCTGCTGTATACCGAGGCTGCTATCCTCAAGTTCTGGGTTCTGGTGTTTGAGTGGGCGCGGAGTCGGCAGCCGGAACTGATCCGGAAAAGGGTTTGGGACAAAATGGAGTGGGAGGACTTTGAGCTTAACACTCCGGCGCGAAGGGAGGAAGTTCACGAGATCAAGGCACGTTTTGAGAAGCAGCCAAAGGGAACACCATCACGGAACCTGGGTTCGGCAGTGTGGCATCAGCTAATGCAGCTCTCCATGCGGACGGAAGTAGGAGGTGTGCATGTTCGGCGGAGCCGGGAGGTGAGCAGTCGAGTTCGGGAGAGACTGCAGGAATGGCAACGACGGAATGAGCAAGAAGACGGCCAACAGGGGCcagagcaacagcaacaaaaacgGGAGCGAGAGGAGGAACTTCTCAATGATATGGTCAAAACCTTGGATCTTGCCTTGATCCtggccggcggtggaggaaaACATGATGAAATTCACGGTTATGTAGCCTTACTGGAGAAGGCGGCATCCCTGCCCAGCAACGACAACAGTCCGGACAAAATCAGCTCCAAACCATCAGAAAGCGAAACCCCTAGGCAGGACCCTTCCCTGGGACGCACACGCACAACATCActcacccaaccaccaaccaaacgAGCAAGGCTatcactcccccctcccaccaacccctcatcaacaatcGATGGCTGGCTCCCTCTCAACGCCTCAGGAGAGCTCGTCGGCCCCGTCGCCATTTCTGATGAACCTCCTGTCAacacccaacaacaaacacccaTCATAACCCAAAAACCACCCAACTggtcctcccacccctccttctccccttaCGAACCCTTCACCCCCCCAGTaacctcccccatcccccgcctcccctccccctccctcacaaccttccaatcccacctctcctcccccaccccccaacccctaaTCCTCACCAGCCTCGTCCCCAGCTGGCCAGCTCTAGCCGCCCACCCCTGGTCCAAACCCtcctacctcctctcccgcacCTTCTCCGGCCGCCGCCTCATCCCCGTCGAGATCGGCCGCTCCTACGTCGACGAAGGCTGGTCGCAGAAAATCCTCCCATTCTCCGAGTTCCTATCCACTTACATAACTTCCCCTTCCGAGTCCAAAGGCTATCTCGCCCAACACCAACTCTTcgcccaactcccccaactccgcagcgacatcaccatccctGACTTGTGCTACACCTCCCCGGCGAACCGTCCCGACGGAACACCGGAGCTGGAAGAACCAATGCTGAACGCCTGGTTTGGCCCTCCAGGGACGATTACCCCTTTACATACAGATCCGTACCATAACCTTTTGGTGCAGGTTGTGGGCAGGAAGTACGTGAGGCTGTACCCCCCTGGGGCGGACGTCAAGAGACGAGGGGAGGAAGCGGGGGTTGACATGGGGAACACGGCTGCTTTTGATGTGGGTGTGCTTGAAGGGTGGGATGAGGCGAccggagaggggggggatgaagaggaaaaagagtTCAAGAGGCTGGAATATGTCGACTGCATACTCGAGCCCGGGGAGACGTTGTACATACCCGTGGGGTGGTGGCATTATGTGAGGGGGCTGAGCGTGAGTTTCAGTGTAAGCTTTTGGTGGAATTAATTAGATGGCATAAGTGCTGGGGTGGGTTGTGAATAGATCCAAAACAGGAGGGGCTGTTGATCGatgagagaggagagaagtAGTTTTGTATCGAGGATACCACACAGCGAAACCGCCGCATGAAGCAGCATGTTAGAAGATGACTTCTCAAGTCAATCCCCTTCACAgcaacaccctctccacaCTCTCTAACCCTTCCATCTTATTCACCATCAGCTTCAACGCACTCGCTCCAACATCTCCCGAATGCTGTCAAAAATAAAACAAGGCGATTTCGATATCGGTCATATCTGATGGTAGTACACTGTATTGCATAATGTTACAAAAGATCCCTCCATCAGCTCGTCACTTCCCCCAACTTCAAGATCTTTATTTTCCGTTCCCTTCATTCACATCATTGGGTATctgttttccctttttttcttctcccaccattccccattccccctccccatccccctcccctcaatcCCCCCTTCTATTCCCTCCCCGTGGCGCCTTAAGCATTATTCTGCTCATTAATCTTTGCCAAAATCTCGCTATCCCTGAAAAGGTGAtactcctcatccccaaccttGACAGGAGAACCGCCATACTATTTGTCCCGTTAGCCCCCATCCCACACCCCTTTTTTGTCTTCGCAACACTCACCTGAGGGATCAAAACCCTATCTCCAGCCGCACACCCCATAggcaccctcttcccatccttgtcGAGCCCGCCCGGCCCAACAGCCAAAACCTTGGCCTCGTTGAGCTCCTTGACTGCCGTCTCAGGAAGAAAGATGCCCCCGGCAgtcttggcctcggccttgACGCGCTGCACGAGGACacggtcgaggagggggacgaggGACTTGATCgagcggagggaggtggccTTTTCCAACAGCGTTAGCAAAACTTGGAGTTTTGAGGAAGCTATGGGTagcgggggtggtgatggcgtaATGCTCAACGTACCATTTTGTCTGGACTTATGGTAGCTAAACCGGCTGGCTGGCTATGTGCAGTTCGAAAGGTCGAGGATAGGTAGTTGACGGTAGTGAGGTTATTCGTAAACTTCGAATTTGTGTTTGGAgaagagaggggagggaagctTTTCAATTGCCACAACTGTCGTCAATCAACAATTCTCCACAGACACAAGCGTTGCTGATGCGGGTCGGGGGAAGGAGAGCTTTCTAGAATTGTCCCCTCCTAATTTTTTTTCCAACCGGGGGCGGGGGCCCTTGCGCCTGCTCCGACCGACCGATTTCCTACCTCCGGCTACAGCCGAAAAACTGGGCCAGCCTAGTCCAATCCCTCACCGCCCCATTGGTTGTTAAGCCCTTGTAGCAAACCAAAACTGTGGGGTTATACCCAAACCGTGTAAGTGACCAGCCAATGACCAGCCTCACCTCAACGTCActcccatcttcaccacagcaacaacactAACAAACACACATACATACTATGTAGGTACTCAAGATATTC
This window of the Podospora pseudoanserina strain CBS 124.78 chromosome 3, whole genome shotgun sequence genome carries:
- a CDS encoding hypothetical protein (EggNog:ENOG503NZH4; COG:B; COG:T), producing MEKEETDDPLRKLIDHGNSFISRYYSHYEESAPILEGCGEPLVELLVRQARLMSMATPDHDLIKRRLDDILSASYNKFYAYLYKDLPPCWRLLYTEAAILKFWVLVFEWARSRQPELIRKRVWDKMEWEDFELNTPARREEVHEIKARFEKQPKGTPSRNLGSAVWHQLMQLSMRTEVGGVHVRRSREVSSRVRERLQEWQRRNEQEDGQQGPEQQQQKREREEELLNDMVKTLDLALILAGGGGKHDEIHGYVALLEKAASLPSNDNSPDKISSKPSESETPRQDPSLGRTRTTSLTQPPTKRARLSLPPPTNPSSTIDGWLPLNASGELVGPVAISDEPPVNTQQQTPIITQKPPNWSSHPSFSPYEPFTPPVTSPIPRLPSPSLTTFQSHLSSPTPQPLILTSLVPSWPALAAHPWSKPSYLLSRTFSGRRLIPVEIGRSYVDEGWSQKILPFSEFLSTYITSPSESKGYLAQHQLFAQLPQLRSDITIPDLCYTSPANRPDGTPELEEPMLNAWFGPPGTITPLHTDPYHNLLVQVVGRKYVRLYPPGADVKRRGEEAGVDMGNTAAFDVGVLEGWDEATGEGGDEEEKEFKRLEYVDCILEPGETLYIPVGWWHYVRGLSVSFSVSFWWN
- a CDS encoding hypothetical protein (COG:S; EggNog:ENOG503NZFC), which translates into the protein MQAAGTSGTGMEENGVIEPLPDEEFGREVTSDYDPSDTETTFGSLTSSVTGHVWEYGRRYHAFRYGRYPLPNDDEEYKRESLRHAMLKELLKGKLYLAPIGDNPQKIIDLGTGFGEWAMEMGELFTGAKVTGVDLSPIQPLWVPSNVEFIVDDIEDEWVHDQDYDFAHFRFVNTVLKNNELVLHNILQNLRPGGWVEIQDIYPRISSDDNTLPEDYPPAKFYSLLQGVLKDQYGFDLKVLESLPDRLQRLGYVNVQRKVFHMPLGEWPKDRHLRMLGGCFQEVFLDFVAAMAARPLVEAGFDKADIEELVVGVKNAVGNRRIHAYVPIHFVWAQKPPA
- the hsp10 gene encoding mitochondrial heat shock protein Hsp10 (EggNog:ENOG503P5D4; COG:O; BUSCO:EOG09265H9T) → MATSLRSIKSLVPLLDRVLVQRVKAEAKTAGGIFLPETAVKELNEAKVLAVGPGGLDKDGKRVPMGCAAGDRVLIPQYGGSPVKVGDEEYHLFRDSEILAKINEQNNA